AGAACAACGGCATCGACCCGCAGGCCCTGATCGACCAGTACGGCGCCGACACCGCGCGCCTGTTCGTGATGTTCGCCGCGCCGCCCGAGCAGCAGCTTGAATGGAGCGGATCGGGCGTGGAAGGCGCGTCGCGCTTCCTGCGCCGCGTGTGGAACTATGGCTACGCCAACGCCGCGGCAATCCGCGACGGCGCGGGCAGCCAGCCGGCCGCCGCCGATGCCGACCTGCGCCGTGAGCTGCATACGGTGCTCAAGCAGGCCAACTACGACTACGAGCGGATCCAGTACAACACCGTCGTGTCGGCCACGATGAAGATGCTGAACGCGCTGGAAGACGCCAAGGGCGCGTCGCCGGCCGCGCGCCGCGAGGGCTTCAGCATCCTGCTGCGCGTGCTGTACCCGGTGGTGCCGCACATCGCCCACGGCCTGTGGGCCGAGCTGGGCTACGCGGCCGAGGCCGGCGACATCCTCGACGCCGCCTGGCCGCAGGTGGACGAGGCCGCGCTGGTGCGCAGCGAGATCGAACTGGTGCTGCAGGTCAACGGCAAGGTCCGGGGCAGCCTGACGGTGCCGGCCGATGCCGACCGCGCCGCCATCGAGGCCGCGGCCGCCGGCAGCGACATCGTGGCGAAGTTTGCCAACGGCGGCGCGCCCAAGAAGATCGTGGTCGTGCCGGGCCGGCTCGTCAACGTGGTGCTCTGAGACCCCTTAACCAGGAAGACATGGCAATGGATCGACCGGACATGGGACGCCGCGGATTTCTCGCCCTCGGTGCGGCGACGGTGGCGGCCGGCCTGCTGGCCGGTTGCGGCTTTCACATGCGCGGCAGCGCGGACTTCGCGTTCAAGAAGCTTTACATCGGGCTGCCGGCCAATTCGCTGATGGGCGCGGACCTGCGCCGCAACATCCGCAACGGCTCCGACACGCTGATCGTCGAGGACCAGGCGCAGGCCGACGCGCTGCTGGACGTGCTGCAGGACGCGCAGTACCGCTCGATCCTGTCGATCACGGCCCAGGGCGTGGTGCGCGAATACCGGCTGACGCAGCGCTTCACCTTCAGGCTGCGCGACGCGGCCGGCAAGGAACTGATCGCGCCGTCCACGCTGCTGCTGACGCGCGACCTGACCTACAACGAAGCCAACACGCTGGCCAAGACGTACGAAGAGCAGCAGCTCTACCGCGACATGCAGAAGGACATCGTGCAGCAACTGATGCGCCGGCTGGCCGCGGTCAAGACGATCTGAGGCGGCCAGGGCCGGGATGCAGCTCAAGCTCGACGGACTCGAAGGCCACCTGAAGCAGGCCCAGGCCAGGGGCCTGGCGCCGCTCTACGTGGTGCATGGCGACGAGCACCTGCTGGTGCTGGAGGCGGTGGACCGCCTGCGCCGCGCCGCGCGCGAGGCCGGCTACACCGAGCGCGAGGTGCTGGTGGCCGAACGCGGGTTCCACTGGAGCCAGCTCACCGAGGCCCAGCAGTCGATGTCGCTGTTCGGCGACCGCAAGATCGTGGAACTGCGCGTGCCGTCGGGCAAGCCCGGCAAGGACGGCGGCGAGGCGCTGCGGGCCGTGGCGGCCCAGCCGTCGCCCGACGTGGTGATGCTGGTGACGCTGCCGCGGCTGGACTTCGCCGCGTCCAAGTCGGCCTGGTTCCAGGCGCTGGAATCGGCCGGCGTGTCGATCAAGGTCGACGCGGTGGACCGCACGCGGCTGCCGGCGTGGGTGGGCGACCGGCTGGCGCTGCAGCAGCAGCGGGTGGAGCCGGGCGAGGCCGGCCGGCGTGCGCTGCAGTTCATCGCCGACAAGGTGGAAGGCAACCTGCTGGCCGCGCACCAGGAAATCCAGAAACTCGGCCTGTTGTACCCGCCGGGCGTGCTGACCTTCGATGCAGTGCACGACGCGGTGCTGAACGTGGCCCGCTACGACGTCTTCAAGCTGTCCGAGGCCATGCTGGGCGGCGACGTGCCGCGCCTGACCCGGATGCTCGAAGGGCTGCGCGGCGAGGGCGAGGCCACGGTGCTGGTGCTGTGGGCGCTGACCGAGGAAATTCGCGTATTATCCAAGGTCCGGCAAGGGCTGGCGGCCGGCAAGCCGGCGGGCGTGCTGATGCGCGAGCTGCGCGTCTGGGGCCCGCGCGAACGGCTGGTGCCGCAGGCCGCGCAGCGGCTGTCGATGCCGCAGCTGGAGGCCGCGCTGGCCATGGCCGCGCGGCTGGACCGGCAGGTCAAGGGCTTGTCGGACCTGCCAGGCGCGGGTGGCGCGGCGGGCAGCCTGCCGGCCGAACCATGGGACGGGCTGCTGCAACTGGCGCTGCGGATCGCGCGGCCAGCCTGACGCGCCGGCCACGCCAGCCAAAACGAACACAGCCGGCAGCCGCGCCGGCGCCTCGACATCGCGGCACCCACAGCAGACCGGGCACGGCCCGGACACCATCATGACCGAGTTCGATCTCCACGCTTACATGTCCCGCGTCGGCCAGCAGGCCCGCGCGGCGTCGCGCGCCATGGCGCGGGCCTCCACGGCCGACAAGAACCGCGCGCTGTTGACGATTGCCGCCGCCATCCGCCGCGACGCCGGCAAGCTCAAGGCCATCAACGCGCGCGACGTGGAGCGCGCCCGCGCCAACGGCCAGGACGCCGCGTTCGTGGACCGCCTGACGCTGTCCGACAAGGCGATCGACACGATGGCCGCCGGGCTGGAGCAGATTGCCGCGCTGCCGGACCCGATCGGCGAGATCAGCAACATGAAGTTTCGCCCCACCGGCATCCAGGTGGGCCAGATGCGCGTGCCGCTGGGCGTGATCGGCATCATCTACGAGTCGCGCCCGAACGTGACGATCGACGCCGCGGCGCTGTGCCTGAAGTCGGGCAACGCCACGATCCTGCGCGGCGGGTCCGAAGCCATCGAATCGAACACGGCGCTGGCCGCGCTGGTGGCCGAGGGGCTGGCCAGCGCCGGGCTGCCGGCCGAGGCCGTGCAGGTCATCGAGACCACCGACCGCGCCGCCGTGGGCCGGCTGATCACGATGACCGAGTACGTGGACGTGATCGTGCCGCGCGGCGGCAAGAGCCTGATCGCGCGCCTGATCGAGGAAGGCCGCGTGCCGATGATCAAGCACCTGGACGGCATCTGCCACGTCTACGTCGACGACGATGCCGACGTGGAAAAGGCCGTGCGCGTCTGCGACAACGCCAAGACCCAGCGCTACGCGCCGTGCAACACGATGGAGACGCTGCTGGTGTCGCGCCGGATCGCCCCGGCCGTGCTGCCGCCGCTGTGCCGCATCTACCAGGACAAGGGCGTGGAACTGCACGTCTGCACCGACACCCGCGCCACGCTGGAGGCGGCCGGGTTCACGAACCTGGTGGACGCCACCGAGCAGGACTGGCACACCGAATACCTGGCGCCGGTGCTGGCCATCCGCACCGTGGACGGCTTGGACGCCGCCATCGCCCACATCAACACCTACGGCTCGGCCCACACCGACTCGATCATCACCGAGAACTACAGCACCGGCATGCGCTTCCTGCGCGAGGTGGATTCGGCCAGCGTGATGATCAACGCGTCCACGCGCTTTGCCGACGGCTTCGAGTACGGCCTGGGCGCCGAGATCGGCATTTCGAACGACAAACTGCACGCCCGCGGCCCGGTGGGGCTGGAAGGGCTGACGTCGCTGAAGTACGTGGTCTTCGGCCACGGCGAAGTGCGCACCTGATCAACGGCGGGGAACGTAGATGCTCTGGGTCAAAACCTTCCATATCC
This sequence is a window from Cupriavidus pauculus. Protein-coding genes within it:
- the lptE gene encoding LPS-assembly lipoprotein LptE, with product MDRPDMGRRGFLALGAATVAAGLLAGCGFHMRGSADFAFKKLYIGLPANSLMGADLRRNIRNGSDTLIVEDQAQADALLDVLQDAQYRSILSITAQGVVREYRLTQRFTFRLRDAAGKELIAPSTLLLTRDLTYNEANTLAKTYEEQQLYRDMQKDIVQQLMRRLAAVKTI
- the holA gene encoding DNA polymerase III subunit delta, with translation MQLKLDGLEGHLKQAQARGLAPLYVVHGDEHLLVLEAVDRLRRAAREAGYTEREVLVAERGFHWSQLTEAQQSMSLFGDRKIVELRVPSGKPGKDGGEALRAVAAQPSPDVVMLVTLPRLDFAASKSAWFQALESAGVSIKVDAVDRTRLPAWVGDRLALQQQRVEPGEAGRRALQFIADKVEGNLLAAHQEIQKLGLLYPPGVLTFDAVHDAVLNVARYDVFKLSEAMLGGDVPRLTRMLEGLRGEGEATVLVLWALTEEIRVLSKVRQGLAAGKPAGVLMRELRVWGPRERLVPQAAQRLSMPQLEAALAMAARLDRQVKGLSDLPGAGGAAGSLPAEPWDGLLQLALRIARPA
- a CDS encoding glutamate-5-semialdehyde dehydrogenase, with amino-acid sequence MTEFDLHAYMSRVGQQARAASRAMARASTADKNRALLTIAAAIRRDAGKLKAINARDVERARANGQDAAFVDRLTLSDKAIDTMAAGLEQIAALPDPIGEISNMKFRPTGIQVGQMRVPLGVIGIIYESRPNVTIDAAALCLKSGNATILRGGSEAIESNTALAALVAEGLASAGLPAEAVQVIETTDRAAVGRLITMTEYVDVIVPRGGKSLIARLIEEGRVPMIKHLDGICHVYVDDDADVEKAVRVCDNAKTQRYAPCNTMETLLVSRRIAPAVLPPLCRIYQDKGVELHVCTDTRATLEAAGFTNLVDATEQDWHTEYLAPVLAIRTVDGLDAAIAHINTYGSAHTDSIITENYSTGMRFLREVDSASVMINASTRFADGFEYGLGAEIGISNDKLHARGPVGLEGLTSLKYVVFGHGEVRT